The sequence below is a genomic window from Pirellulales bacterium.
CCACGCCTGATCACTGGCACGCTCCCGCCACGATCCTGGCCTGCGACGCCGGCAAGCACGTCTACGTCGAGAAGCCATGCTCGCACAATATTCGCGAGGGGCGACTGATGATCGATGCCGCCCGGCGTAACAATCGCATTGTGCAAGTCGGTACGCAAAGCCGCAGTTCCCCCGCGGTGATCGAGGCCATGCAACTTTTGCACGACGGCGAGATCGGCGAAGTCCTGGTCGGCAAAGTTTGGAATAGTCAGCGCCGTCGGGATATCGGCCACGGCACGCCCGGCCCGCAGCCTGACGGTTTGGATTACGACCTGTGGATCGGCCCCGCGCCGCTGGTCCCGTTTCAGGCCAATCGCATCCATTACGGCTGGCATTGGTGGTACGACTTTGGCACCGGCGACATGGGCAACGACGGCGTACACGATATCGACATCGCTCGCTGGGGATTGGGCGTCGATACCCATCCTTCGATCGTCACCGCTTCTGGCGGCAAGTTCTACTTCGACGACGATCAGCAATTCCCCGACACACAGTATGTCGTCTTCGACTACCCGGGCGACGGCCGCGTCGGTCATCGCAAGCAGATCATATTCGAACAGCGTATCTGGAGCCCCTACCGGCAAGAATCCTACGAAAACGGCAATGCGTTCTACGGCACGGAAGGGATGTTGCTCTTAGGCAAGGGGGACGGCTGGAAACTTTTTGGTCCTAAGAACGAGCTGCGCAAAAGCGGCGAAAGATCCGGCATGGGCTTGCCTCACTATCGCGACTTCATCGACGCGGTACGCACCGACCGCCGCCCCCACGCCGACGTCGAAATCGCTCACCTTTCAACGTCCCTTTGCCACCTAGGCAACATCGCCACGCGCCTCGGCCGCACCCTACACTTCGACCCCGCCAGCGAACAGTTCGAAAACGACGCCGAAGCCAACACCCTCGTCAAACGCCAATACCGCAACCACTGGGCCACCCCCAGAAACGTATAGGAAGTCGGCAGTCAGTAGTTGGTAGCTAGTAGTCGACAGGCCAACGACAGTGAAGATGTGGGGCAAACACACTATTCCGAAACGCCAGCGAGGGTTCTTTCTTCGCTAGCTCGCGGCGTACGCATTTCGTGACGGCGTGCGTCTTTCGTAG
It includes:
- a CDS encoding Gfo/Idh/MocA family oxidoreductase, producing the protein MPDTPRREFLKQASLGAAAIATTQSARVVQADDDQQRPPVEAQSKLVMGWIGCGGQATNLMKTFITQPDVAVAYVCDPEAARAAAMAQIVKEASGEAPKIVADMRNVLDDKSVDAVCIATPDHWHAPATILACDAGKHVYVEKPCSHNIREGRLMIDAARRNNRIVQVGTQSRSSPAVIEAMQLLHDGEIGEVLVGKVWNSQRRRDIGHGTPGPQPDGLDYDLWIGPAPLVPFQANRIHYGWHWWYDFGTGDMGNDGVHDIDIARWGLGVDTHPSIVTASGGKFYFDDDQQFPDTQYVVFDYPGDGRVGHRKQIIFEQRIWSPYRQESYENGNAFYGTEGMLLLGKGDGWKLFGPKNELRKSGERSGMGLPHYRDFIDAVRTDRRPHADVEIAHLSTSLCHLGNIATRLGRTLHFDPASEQFENDAEANTLVKRQYRNHWATPRNV